From the genome of Devriesea agamarum, one region includes:
- a CDS encoding AI-2E family transporter, whose translation MAATERPTYRQEDQEIPIGYRRIAAWGWRFLVAVAVLWVLAKIIAPITTLVIPVLVAVLLAAFLMPLVKLLTKYTFLPRGASAGIVLIGMVAVVSGMFVLAGRQLMEESGKISEATVIGFQKVTQIASDTFNLDLNNLNQYTDQLIREVQSHSGSILQGALTGFSTVSNIVAGLILCLFTLFFFLASGDRIWRWVVCLLPAQARIPAHESFRRGWRALSAYVRTQVLVAAVDAVSIAVGMFIPWVGLGSYAVPIGLLVFMFSFVPIVGAIVSGVVAVLLALVLKGWVAAIIMIGIVLAVQQIEGNILQPFLMGNAVNIHPLAVLLGVAGGTMVAGIPGALFAIPMIAFLNSVLLYLTGRDGAPEMGVDPAAQELVKRPAGASSPIPQPRMPGHRPSVPGPLVARPSRIRRMRAASGGRGRRARRTNF comes from the coding sequence ATGGCCGCGACTGAACGTCCGACCTACCGTCAAGAGGATCAGGAAATTCCGATTGGTTACCGTCGTATCGCTGCATGGGGCTGGAGATTCTTAGTCGCCGTCGCGGTGCTCTGGGTCCTCGCCAAGATCATCGCCCCTATCACGACACTGGTGATCCCGGTCCTCGTGGCGGTGCTGCTCGCAGCATTTTTGATGCCATTGGTGAAGCTGTTAACCAAGTACACGTTTTTGCCACGCGGCGCATCCGCGGGGATCGTTTTAATCGGTATGGTTGCCGTGGTCTCTGGCATGTTTGTCTTGGCCGGGCGCCAGCTGATGGAGGAATCGGGGAAGATCTCCGAAGCAACCGTAATCGGGTTCCAAAAGGTGACACAGATTGCGAGCGACACCTTTAACCTGGATCTCAATAACTTGAATCAGTACACGGATCAACTGATCCGCGAAGTGCAAAGCCACTCCGGCAGCATCCTTCAGGGCGCGTTAACCGGGTTCTCGACGGTCAGCAATATTGTCGCCGGTCTGATTCTGTGCCTGTTCACCCTGTTCTTTTTCCTGGCGAGCGGAGACCGCATCTGGCGGTGGGTCGTGTGTCTGCTACCGGCGCAGGCCCGTATTCCCGCGCACGAGTCATTCCGTCGCGGTTGGCGGGCGCTATCGGCGTATGTGCGCACCCAGGTGTTGGTGGCCGCGGTGGACGCGGTGAGCATCGCGGTCGGCATGTTCATTCCCTGGGTTGGGCTCGGATCATACGCGGTGCCGATTGGCCTGCTGGTGTTCATGTTCTCCTTCGTGCCGATCGTCGGCGCCATCGTGTCCGGCGTGGTTGCCGTGCTTTTGGCCTTGGTGTTGAAGGGATGGGTCGCGGCGATCATCATGATCGGCATCGTGCTTGCGGTTCAGCAGATCGAAGGCAACATTCTCCAGCCGTTCCTGATGGGCAACGCCGTGAACATCCACCCGCTCGCGGTCTTACTCGGGGTCGCAGGCGGCACCATGGTGGCCGGTATCCCTGGCGCGCTCTTTGCGATCCCGATGATTGCTTTCCTCAACTCTGTCCTGCTCTACCTCACCGGACGTGACGGCGCCCCTGAGATGGGCGTGGATCCGGCAGCTCAAGAACTCGTGAAACGACCAGCCGGGGCGTCATCGCCGATACCGCAACCGCGTATGCCCGGGCATCGTCCGAGCGTTCCTGGTCCGTTGGTGGCCAGGCCGTCACGGATTCGTCGGATGCGGGCCGCCTCCGGTGGTCGGGGCCGTCGGGCGCGGCGAACCAACTTTTAG
- the greA gene encoding transcription elongation factor GreA has protein sequence MSTQSNGTWLTQEAFDRLTAELENLEGPGRAEIAERIAAARDEGDLKENGGYHAAREEQGKQEARIAELKILLKNAVVGAAPDDDGVVEPGMVVTLSMAGKDRTFLLGNREIADGEDDLEVFSPQSPLGEAISGAKVGDSIDYTAPNGKTLKLEIKKASPYRGH, from the coding sequence GTGAGCACGCAGAGCAACGGCACCTGGCTGACGCAGGAGGCGTTCGACCGCTTGACTGCAGAGCTGGAGAACCTCGAAGGCCCGGGCCGCGCCGAGATCGCCGAGCGCATCGCCGCAGCTCGCGATGAGGGCGACCTCAAGGAAAACGGTGGCTACCATGCAGCCCGAGAAGAGCAGGGAAAGCAGGAGGCCCGCATCGCGGAGCTGAAGATCCTTCTCAAGAATGCTGTGGTGGGTGCCGCCCCCGACGACGATGGCGTGGTGGAACCGGGCATGGTGGTGACCTTGTCCATGGCTGGCAAGGATCGGACTTTCCTGCTGGGCAATCGGGAAATTGCCGACGGGGAAGATGACCTTGAGGTGTTCTCACCCCAGTCGCCGCTCGGGGAAGCCATCAGTGGTGCCAAGGTCGGCGATAGCATCGACTACACCGCGCCAAACGGCAAGACCCTCAAGCTTGAGATTAAGAAAGCGTCTCCGTATCGCGGGCACTGA
- a CDS encoding DUF4307 domain-containing protein, translated as MSSLPEPMQERYGIRRTPATRRRAVIGVIALAVVFLAVVVYVGIQVASVPIRTQTLSYEHVSNHEVAMSFQVTMSPGTEARCRVQAFDSHRAQVGFLSTDIPAQKSAISTHRVVIRTQQPAVSADVMDCTAR; from the coding sequence ATGTCATCGCTCCCCGAACCCATGCAGGAGCGGTACGGCATTCGCCGCACCCCCGCTACCCGTCGCCGCGCTGTGATTGGCGTGATTGCGTTGGCCGTCGTTTTTCTCGCGGTGGTGGTCTATGTCGGCATCCAGGTGGCTTCGGTCCCGATCCGCACTCAAACCCTGTCGTACGAGCACGTGAGCAATCACGAAGTCGCCATGTCATTTCAGGTCACAATGTCGCCCGGAACCGAGGCACGGTGCCGCGTGCAGGCCTTCGATTCGCACCGAGCCCAGGTTGGGTTCCTCTCCACTGATATTCCCGCTCAAAAATCCGCGATCTCTACACATCGGGTTGTGATCCGCACCCAGCAACCAGCGGTGAGCGCCGACGTGATGGACTGCACCGCACGTTAG
- the mca gene encoding mycothiol conjugate amidase Mca: MAVHAHPDDESSKGAAAMAKYVDEGCRVVVVTCTGGERGDILNPRMVNDPEAVSDLPALRRREMAAAAKILGVEHRWLGFVDSGLPEGDPMTNLPEGCFAREDLDVATRALVAQVREFRPHVMTTYDENGGYPHPDHIMCHRVSVAAFTQAANPDYAPELGEPWEVAKLYYINGFHRRRIAALHGYLIENGQPSPFEEWVTRFDEAHDRLITTQIDVRDYLQRRDDALRAHATQIDPDGSFFSVPLEAQRYVWPTDDYELRVSRIGVTLPEDDLFAGLR, translated from the coding sequence ATGGCGGTGCATGCACACCCTGACGACGAGTCGAGCAAGGGTGCGGCAGCTATGGCGAAATACGTCGATGAGGGCTGCCGGGTTGTGGTGGTGACCTGCACCGGTGGAGAACGTGGGGACATCCTCAATCCACGGATGGTCAATGATCCCGAAGCGGTGTCTGATCTTCCGGCGCTGCGCCGTCGGGAAATGGCAGCCGCCGCCAAGATTCTCGGCGTGGAGCATCGCTGGCTCGGATTCGTCGATTCGGGTCTCCCTGAGGGCGATCCGATGACAAATCTCCCTGAGGGTTGTTTTGCGCGCGAGGATCTTGACGTTGCTACCCGGGCGCTAGTCGCACAGGTGCGGGAGTTTCGTCCCCATGTGATGACCACCTATGACGAGAACGGTGGGTATCCGCATCCGGACCACATTATGTGCCATCGGGTGAGCGTTGCCGCGTTCACCCAGGCCGCTAACCCTGACTATGCGCCGGAGTTGGGGGAGCCGTGGGAGGTCGCCAAACTGTATTACATCAACGGTTTTCATCGGCGTCGGATCGCTGCTCTGCACGGTTATCTGATCGAAAATGGCCAGCCGTCACCGTTTGAAGAGTGGGTGACTCGGTTTGATGAGGCGCACGACCGGTTGATCACAACCCAGATTGACGTGCGGGATTACTTGCAGCGACGCGATGATGCTCTGCGCGCTCATGCAACCCAGATAGATCCGGATGGCAGTTTCTTCAGCGTACCGTTGGAGGCCCAGCGCTATGTGTGGCCCACTGATGACTATGAGCTGCGAGTTTCGCGTATAGGTGTCACCCTGCCGGAAGATGATCTGTTTGCTGGCCTGCGGTGA
- the trhA gene encoding PAQR family membrane homeostasis protein TrhA, whose protein sequence is MTSHSTPGHSPVGRGTAAPLEAPPAKDTAHTGTDNTIVRGLHEAAAAAKPRLRGWIHLFTFPTSIIAGTLLIAFGPTLASRLACAVFVVTAGMLFGISATYHRGTWSQRGAIILRRFDHANIFLIIAGTYTPLAVTLLSHTQATILLFICWGGAALGVIFRLFWTSAPRWLYVPAYVALGWVAIFYMPQMLHTGGWAVVSLLVAGGLLYTVGAVVYGLKRPNPSPYWFGFHEIFHAFTVTAFVCHFIAVWLAVATV, encoded by the coding sequence ATGACGTCTCACTCCACCCCGGGTCATTCACCGGTCGGACGTGGCACCGCGGCACCCCTTGAGGCGCCCCCTGCCAAGGACACGGCACACACTGGTACCGACAACACCATCGTCCGCGGTTTGCACGAAGCCGCAGCAGCAGCAAAACCCCGTTTACGAGGATGGATTCACCTCTTTACCTTCCCGACATCGATTATCGCCGGGACCCTTCTGATCGCCTTCGGACCCACGCTCGCCAGCCGGCTGGCATGCGCAGTCTTCGTTGTCACCGCGGGGATGCTGTTTGGCATAAGCGCGACCTATCACCGAGGAACCTGGTCGCAGCGCGGAGCAATTATTCTGCGCCGCTTCGACCACGCCAACATTTTCTTGATCATCGCGGGAACCTACACGCCTCTCGCGGTCACTCTGCTGTCCCACACCCAAGCCACCATCTTGCTGTTCATCTGCTGGGGCGGTGCAGCTCTCGGTGTGATATTCCGACTGTTTTGGACCTCTGCCCCGCGCTGGCTCTACGTGCCTGCGTACGTGGCTCTCGGCTGGGTGGCGATCTTTTACATGCCGCAGATGCTCCACACCGGCGGCTGGGCCGTGGTCAGCCTTCTGGTGGCCGGTGGTCTGCTCTACACGGTGGGTGCCGTCGTCTACGGGCTAAAGCGCCCCAACCCGTCGCCATACTGGTTCGGATTCCACGAAATCTTTCACGCCTTCACCGTCACCGCGTTTGTGTGTCACTTCATCGCGGTATGGCTGGCCGTCGCCACGGTGTAG
- the uppS gene encoding polyprenyl diphosphate synthase produces the protein MNLPAVLYRLYERRLERGLRPSELPGHVAVIIDGNRRWARTFGATAAEGHRQGGAKITEFLSWCEELRIPVATVWMLSTENLSRDRAELDELYRIIAGVVEDIGKRGWKVQLAGAADLLPCEVVQKIHAVQDRDIVSSPLTVNVAVGYGGRREITDAVRNLLLDADQAGLTPAELAATLTPESIAEHLYTKGQPDPDLIIRTSGEQRLSGFCCGSRCIPNSISAKHIGQVFAAWISCGPCAIMPTGSVASAPKTSLRGIATSRRRRHIV, from the coding sequence GTGAATCTTCCCGCCGTTCTCTACCGCCTATACGAGCGCAGACTGGAACGAGGCTTACGGCCATCGGAGTTACCGGGCCACGTGGCAGTCATTATTGATGGCAATCGTCGATGGGCGCGCACGTTCGGTGCGACCGCGGCCGAGGGGCACCGCCAAGGTGGCGCTAAAATCACCGAGTTTCTTTCCTGGTGCGAGGAACTGCGAATACCGGTGGCGACTGTATGGATGCTGTCCACCGAAAACCTCAGCCGCGACCGGGCCGAGCTCGACGAGCTCTATCGGATTATCGCCGGAGTCGTAGAAGATATCGGTAAACGCGGGTGGAAGGTTCAACTCGCCGGTGCGGCTGACCTCTTACCCTGCGAGGTGGTCCAAAAAATCCACGCAGTCCAAGACCGAGACATCGTGTCATCGCCACTCACCGTCAATGTGGCAGTTGGATACGGCGGCCGCCGCGAAATCACCGACGCGGTGCGAAACCTCCTCCTGGATGCCGACCAGGCCGGGCTCACCCCCGCCGAACTCGCCGCCACGCTCACACCGGAGTCCATTGCCGAGCATCTTTACACCAAAGGGCAACCTGACCCAGACCTGATCATCCGGACCTCCGGTGAACAGCGACTTTCGGGTTTTTGTTGTGGCAGTCGGTGCATTCCGAATTCTATTTCTGCGAAACATATTGGCCAGGTTTTCGCCGCGTGGATTTCCTGCGGGCCCTGCGCGATTATGCCGACCGGGAGCGTCGCTTCGGCGCCTAAGACGTCACTGCGAGGCATAGCCACATCACGAAGACGCAGGCACATCGTGTAG
- a CDS encoding class II fumarate hydratase, with protein MAETDQTEYRIEHDTMGEVRVPAQALYRAQTQRAVQNFPISGQGLEPAHIHALAQVKKAAARANGELQVLPDDVVDAIVAAADEVINGHHDDQFPVDVYQTGSGTSSNMNMNEVLATIASRISGREIHPNDHVNASQSSNDVFPTSVHVAAASAVTHSLLPALAHLAEALEKKSAAWSHVVKSGRTHLMDATPVTLGQEFSGYAAAVRYGIERVEAALPRTAEVPLGGTAVGTGINTPTGFPQRVIELLAEQTDLRLTEARNHFEAQSTRDGLVEMSGALRTLAVSLTKICNDLRWMGSGPNTGLGEIALPDLQPGSSIMPGKVNPVIPEAVLMVCARVVGNDAAVAWGGAQGNFELNVQIPLMGTSLLESIRLLTNAVLALADKTIDGLVANEDRARAYAEMSPSIVTPLNKLIGYENAAKIAKHAVAEDLTIREATIALGFVESGDITEDQLDEALDVLSMTTPKG; from the coding sequence ATGGCCGAGACCGACCAGACCGAGTACCGCATTGAACACGACACGATGGGCGAAGTCCGGGTGCCAGCCCAGGCGCTATACCGTGCACAGACGCAGCGCGCCGTCCAGAACTTTCCGATTTCCGGACAGGGTTTGGAACCCGCCCATATCCATGCCCTGGCGCAGGTCAAGAAGGCTGCGGCCCGGGCCAACGGTGAGCTCCAGGTTCTGCCTGACGACGTCGTGGATGCGATTGTGGCGGCCGCCGATGAAGTGATTAATGGCCATCACGACGATCAGTTCCCGGTGGATGTGTATCAGACCGGTTCGGGAACCAGCTCGAACATGAACATGAACGAGGTGCTTGCCACCATCGCCTCCCGGATTTCGGGCCGTGAGATCCACCCCAATGACCATGTGAATGCTTCGCAGTCATCCAACGATGTGTTCCCGACGTCGGTTCATGTGGCGGCAGCTAGCGCCGTCACCCATTCCCTGCTGCCTGCGTTAGCCCATCTCGCGGAGGCACTGGAAAAGAAATCCGCTGCCTGGAGCCATGTGGTGAAGTCGGGCCGTACCCATTTAATGGATGCCACCCCAGTCACGCTGGGCCAGGAGTTCAGCGGATACGCGGCGGCGGTGCGGTACGGCATTGAACGCGTTGAAGCAGCCCTACCGCGGACGGCCGAGGTGCCGTTAGGCGGCACGGCGGTGGGCACCGGTATCAACACCCCCACGGGTTTCCCGCAGCGAGTGATTGAACTGCTCGCCGAGCAGACCGATCTGCGATTGACCGAAGCCCGCAACCATTTTGAGGCGCAGTCCACCCGCGACGGCCTGGTAGAGATGTCTGGCGCCTTGCGCACACTCGCGGTTTCGCTCACGAAGATTTGCAACGACCTTCGCTGGATGGGCTCGGGACCGAACACTGGGCTCGGAGAGATTGCGCTACCAGATTTACAGCCGGGCAGTTCCATCATGCCGGGCAAGGTGAACCCCGTGATTCCCGAGGCTGTTCTCATGGTCTGTGCGCGGGTGGTTGGAAATGACGCCGCCGTCGCATGGGGCGGAGCCCAGGGGAATTTTGAACTCAATGTGCAGATTCCGCTCATGGGCACGAGTCTGCTGGAGTCGATCCGTTTGCTAACCAATGCGGTGCTTGCATTGGCGGATAAGACCATTGATGGATTGGTTGCCAATGAGGATCGCGCTCGCGCTTACGCGGAAATGTCGCCGTCGATTGTGACTCCGTTGAATAAGCTCATCGGCTACGAGAATGCAGCGAAGATCGCTAAGCACGCGGTGGCCGAGGATCTCACGATCCGTGAAGCAACCATTGCGCTTGGTTTTGTTGAAAGTGGTGACATCACCGAAGATCAGCTCGATGAAGCACTCGATGTGCTGTCCATGACGACCCCAAAGGGGTAG
- a CDS encoding carbohydrate kinase family protein, whose translation MIEPVNAQFLTVGEALVDIVVTKDGTHTEYPGGSPMNVAVTLGRLGHTSHLLTQIGADARGDAIRQHIEASSVTLTPGSIDTSHPTSTALAELDETGAASYTFDIFWSPNSSGIPEHLDGVHTSSIAAVLPPGADSVIEVLHSTRDHATISYDPNARPALMGSPENVRATVEKIIALSDVVKASDEDIAWMYGTDDVESIARTWLGLGPAFVAVTRGGDGALGVCRQGRVEIPGVRVQVADTVGAGDTFSAGILDALARKDLLGAKRREQLRSISLPELTEVLTHAARCAAITVSRHGANPPWLADLDSLSAE comes from the coding sequence ATGATCGAGCCCGTGAATGCACAATTCTTAACCGTTGGGGAAGCACTCGTTGACATCGTCGTCACCAAGGACGGCACCCACACGGAATATCCGGGCGGAAGCCCCATGAACGTTGCCGTCACCCTGGGGCGGCTCGGACACACCTCTCACCTCCTCACCCAGATCGGAGCTGATGCTCGGGGAGATGCGATCCGCCAGCACATCGAAGCCTCATCGGTGACCTTGACACCGGGGAGCATTGATACGTCCCACCCCACGTCCACAGCGCTTGCCGAGCTGGACGAGACCGGCGCAGCCAGCTACACCTTCGATATCTTCTGGTCACCCAACTCCTCCGGGATTCCAGAGCATCTTGACGGCGTGCACACCTCCTCGATTGCGGCGGTTCTTCCCCCCGGAGCCGATAGCGTGATCGAGGTTCTGCACAGCACGCGCGACCACGCGACGATCTCCTACGATCCGAACGCCCGCCCAGCTCTCATGGGCTCACCCGAGAATGTCCGCGCCACCGTTGAAAAGATCATCGCTCTGTCCGATGTGGTCAAGGCGAGCGACGAAGACATCGCCTGGATGTACGGCACCGATGATGTCGAAAGCATTGCCCGCACTTGGTTGGGCCTTGGACCGGCGTTTGTAGCTGTTACGCGCGGTGGTGACGGTGCCCTCGGGGTGTGCCGGCAGGGCCGCGTGGAGATACCTGGGGTGCGGGTGCAAGTGGCCGATACGGTGGGCGCCGGTGACACCTTCTCTGCGGGTATCCTCGATGCATTGGCGCGCAAAGATCTGCTCGGGGCCAAGCGTCGCGAGCAGCTGCGCAGCATATCGCTTCCGGAGCTCACCGAGGTACTCACCCATGCGGCGCGATGCGCAGCGATCACGGTTTCACGCCACGGGGCCAATCCTCCGTGGTTAGCTGATCTCGATTCTTTAAGCGCCGAGTAG
- a CDS encoding DUF4245 family protein, whose product MTKTSLSVKNMVWAIGLNLALVLVVAGIVILPQSQTADAPQGSSQSTTNLPVIAKQAEGSVPFPVMVPRLGDGWKVTTVRLLSGDHPVWTATWSSPAGAAVTMRQSRDITPAAIHDAQPGVRRSGHATVDGVTCDTYTATGSAQSAADGDASVKAVRALACPGPAWGLIVTGTTSQQELIDVATAAIRSVPRA is encoded by the coding sequence GTGACGAAGACGAGCCTGTCGGTGAAAAATATGGTGTGGGCGATTGGGCTCAACCTTGCGTTAGTCCTGGTGGTTGCGGGGATTGTGATTCTGCCGCAGTCGCAGACGGCAGACGCACCCCAGGGCTCTTCCCAGTCGACTACGAACCTGCCGGTGATTGCGAAGCAGGCCGAGGGGTCGGTGCCGTTTCCCGTGATGGTGCCAAGGCTTGGTGATGGATGGAAAGTGACTACTGTCAGGCTGTTGAGCGGTGATCACCCTGTGTGGACGGCGACGTGGTCTTCACCAGCTGGCGCCGCGGTCACGATGCGTCAAAGCCGTGATATTACGCCAGCTGCTATTCACGATGCTCAGCCCGGTGTGCGCAGATCAGGCCATGCGACGGTCGACGGGGTCACCTGTGATACCTATACCGCGACGGGCTCTGCCCAGTCGGCGGCTGATGGCGATGCGTCGGTGAAGGCGGTGCGTGCTCTTGCCTGTCCTGGTCCGGCATGGGGTCTGATCGTGACGGGAACAACCTCTCAGCAGGAACTGATTGATGTAGCTACGGCTGCTATTCGATCCGTGCCCCGCGCCTGA
- a CDS encoding exodeoxyribonuclease VII small subunit yields the protein MTPAKTPDTSSEIDNNLDTNSDSAHASEPEMQLPPEIAHLSYEQARDELVQVVQQLEAGSTDLEASIALWERGEQLAARCDQWLHGARERLNAVIATRETNG from the coding sequence ATGACACCAGCAAAAACCCCTGATACCTCATCCGAGATTGACAACAACCTCGACACCAACTCGGACTCCGCTCACGCATCCGAGCCCGAGATGCAGCTCCCACCCGAAATAGCCCACCTGAGTTACGAACAGGCTCGCGACGAACTCGTTCAAGTCGTACAACAGCTTGAGGCGGGATCCACGGACTTAGAGGCATCCATTGCGCTATGGGAGCGCGGCGAACAGCTCGCGGCCCGCTGCGACCAATGGCTACACGGTGCCAGAGAACGCTTAAACGCGGTCATCGCCACCCGGGAGACCAACGGGTAA
- the xseA gene encoding exodeoxyribonuclease VII large subunit, giving the protein MTEPASTLAATAAETTADNPWPLRLLSVKVGEYISRMSALWVEGELIQLNRRPGSGMAFMTLRDVDVDMSFSVPVREYVLRSTGAELVPGARIVIHAKPTFWSKRGSLQLEADDIRPVGIGELLARLEHLKRVLAAEGLFDADRKRPLPFLPRTVGLICGRASAAERDVVVNAQRRWPAIAFQIREVAVQGDKAVGEVMGALRELEELDDVDVIVISRGGGSLEDLLPFSDEQLIRLAASCTTPIVSAIGHEVDTPLLDLVADLRASTPTDAAKQIVPDLATEREQIDGARIHLRSILRRRLDQDQAALDSLRSRPVLACPETIVDTHADFIRGRIALARTLTHARLYRGHDEIRHLTRQLRALSPLNTLQRGYAVVQSENGSVVTDPTELPIGAQLSVRVAEGRFGAVRTEQDPLAHTEISHPVST; this is encoded by the coding sequence ATGACCGAACCCGCTTCCACTCTCGCTGCAACAGCTGCCGAGACCACCGCAGACAACCCCTGGCCGCTGCGGCTGCTCAGCGTCAAGGTCGGCGAATATATATCGCGCATGTCTGCCCTGTGGGTCGAAGGCGAGCTCATACAGCTCAACCGACGGCCAGGAAGCGGCATGGCCTTTATGACTCTGCGGGACGTTGATGTAGATATGTCGTTCTCAGTCCCAGTTCGGGAATACGTGTTGCGCTCCACCGGAGCTGAGCTCGTGCCCGGGGCACGCATTGTGATCCATGCCAAACCCACGTTCTGGTCAAAACGTGGAAGCCTGCAACTTGAAGCCGACGACATTCGACCGGTCGGCATCGGCGAACTCCTAGCCAGGCTCGAACATCTCAAGCGTGTTCTCGCTGCAGAAGGGCTGTTCGACGCCGACCGCAAACGACCACTGCCATTTTTACCGCGAACAGTCGGCCTGATCTGCGGGCGAGCCTCAGCCGCTGAACGGGACGTGGTCGTCAATGCGCAGCGCCGGTGGCCCGCCATTGCATTCCAAATTCGTGAAGTCGCCGTTCAAGGCGATAAAGCGGTCGGCGAAGTGATGGGGGCCTTGCGCGAACTCGAAGAACTCGATGACGTCGATGTCATCGTGATCTCGCGCGGCGGCGGATCACTGGAAGACCTTCTACCGTTCTCTGATGAGCAGCTCATCCGCCTAGCAGCTTCATGCACAACCCCGATCGTCTCCGCCATCGGGCACGAGGTGGATACCCCGTTACTTGACCTAGTCGCGGACCTGCGGGCCTCAACCCCCACCGATGCGGCCAAACAGATCGTGCCCGACCTCGCCACCGAGCGCGAACAGATCGACGGCGCGCGCATTCACCTTCGCAGTATCTTGCGCCGACGCTTAGATCAAGACCAAGCAGCACTCGACTCTCTTCGTTCACGCCCGGTTTTGGCGTGCCCCGAAACAATTGTGGACACTCACGCAGACTTCATTCGCGGGCGCATCGCGCTAGCTCGGACGTTAACTCATGCCCGGCTCTACCGTGGGCACGACGAAATCCGACACCTCACGCGGCAGCTCAGAGCACTCTCCCCCTTGAACACCCTGCAACGCGGATATGCCGTGGTCCAATCTGAGAACGGATCCGTCGTGACAGACCCCACCGAGCTTCCAATTGGCGCTCAGCTCTCGGTCCGGGTTGCCGAAGGACGATTCGGAGCCGTACGCACTGAACAGGACCCTTTAGCTCATACCGAGATCTCGCACCCCGTTTCGACCTGA
- a CDS encoding 4-hydroxy-3-methylbut-2-enyl diphosphate reductase, producing MSPKRVLLAEPRGYCAGVDRAVVAVERALEHYDETVYVRHEIVHNKYVVERLREQGAVFVKEVDEVPEGALVIFSAHGVSPRVREEAAARNLRTIDATCPLVTKVHKEAVRFAKDDYDILLVGHTGHEEVEGTAGEAPDHVQVVNSPEDTDQVTVRDPSKVVWLSQTTLSVDETMETVDRLRKRFPLLASPPSDDICYATQNRQVAVKKIAPESDLVLVVGSANSSNSVRLMEVAKENGARDAHRIDAIDELEDAWFDGVETVGVTSGASVPEVLVQQLLDELARRGYGNVEPVRTATEDLMFSLPRELRQEMKKSGETDRRVRPSARGGCNDGLA from the coding sequence GTGAGCCCAAAACGAGTTCTATTGGCCGAGCCGCGAGGCTATTGCGCCGGAGTTGACCGCGCGGTGGTCGCTGTTGAGCGTGCCCTGGAGCATTACGACGAGACGGTGTATGTCCGCCACGAGATCGTGCACAACAAATATGTTGTTGAGCGTTTGCGCGAGCAAGGGGCTGTGTTCGTGAAAGAGGTGGATGAGGTTCCTGAAGGGGCGCTTGTCATTTTCTCTGCTCACGGGGTGTCTCCGAGGGTGCGGGAGGAGGCTGCTGCGCGGAATCTGCGCACAATTGATGCCACCTGTCCGCTGGTGACCAAAGTGCACAAGGAAGCGGTGCGCTTTGCCAAGGACGACTATGACATTTTGCTCGTGGGTCATACGGGTCATGAAGAGGTGGAGGGCACTGCGGGGGAGGCGCCTGACCATGTGCAGGTGGTGAATTCACCGGAGGATACGGATCAGGTCACTGTGCGGGATCCGTCCAAGGTGGTGTGGCTGTCGCAGACCACGTTGAGTGTGGATGAGACTATGGAGACCGTTGATCGTTTGCGGAAGCGGTTTCCGCTGTTGGCGTCGCCTCCGAGTGATGACATTTGTTATGCGACCCAGAACCGGCAGGTTGCGGTGAAGAAAATCGCGCCTGAGAGTGACCTAGTTTTGGTGGTTGGTTCTGCTAATTCGTCGAACTCGGTTCGTCTGATGGAGGTTGCAAAAGAAAACGGCGCTCGCGATGCTCATCGGATCGATGCGATTGATGAGCTCGAAGATGCTTGGTTTGACGGGGTGGAAACGGTTGGCGTGACTTCGGGTGCGTCGGTCCCGGAGGTCCTTGTGCAACAGCTTTTGGATGAGCTTGCCCGGCGCGGGTACGGGAATGTTGAACCGGTGCGCACCGCCACCGAGGATCTTATGTTTTCCCTGCCGAGGGAACTTCGCCAGGAAATGAAGAAAAGTGGCGAGACGGATCGACGGGTGCGGCCTTCGGCCCGAGGCGGATGCAACGACGGCCTGGCCTAG